CGTTATGGTGTTCGAGGATGCGCCGGATGCACAGGGATCCGGGTCGCGCGTCGCCGGGATCATGACGACCTTACTACTGGATCTTGATATCAATATCGTTGAGCGAGCCGAGCTAGACGAAGTATTCAAAGAGCAGGTTATCCAACTGCAGCATGCCGGCGATGCCGAAGTGCTGAAAGTGGGGCAACTCGTTGGGGCGCAGGCTATTGTGGTGGGTGAAGTGCAACAGTGGGAGCGATCAGAAAGCGATCAGCTCAACCGTGTGTCACTGGCTTTCCGAATGATCGACGTCGAGAGCGGCGTGGTGTTATTCAATGGGGGAGGATACGGTTCAGACCCCACGACCGATGATCCCGAAGGCTTAGCCCGCGTGATCGCGAATCATATTCTCTCTCGGTTCGGCTCGCAAACGGGATTGTTAGGGTCCGGGCGGATCGGAGTCAACTGGGAGCTACAAGAATTAGGCGGTGCTCGATACTATCTTGTAAGGGAACTGCGCGGTGGGTTACCGGCCGAGAAAGCGGGCCTCAAGGTGGGTGACAGGGTTGTTGCCTGTAACGGCACAGTATTATCCCGCGTGTCATCAGAGCGGGAAGCGAAACGACTCTGTCAGGTCGAGGCAGGGCAGACACTTCAGTTGGATGTGCGTCGCGCGAATCAGCCGATTGAGGTACTGGTTACCGCTGAAAAGCGCCCAGGGCTCTAGAAGACGTTAGCAAAGGCTCCGTTCGGGTGAAACAAAAATGTCATGAATCCACGTTGTCAGTAGCCGACATGAGCGCATCTGCTAGGAATCGTCCGGTGTAAGATGCCGCCACCTTGGCTACCTGTTCTGGTCTGCCTTCCGCTACGATCTGCCCGCCTGCTGCGCCGCCTTCCGGTCCTAGGTCGATGATCCAATCGGCGCATTTGATGACATCGAGGTTGTGTTCCACCACCACCACAGTATTGCCACTGTTCACCAGTTTCTGCAGCATCGCCAGGAGTTTTTTGATGTCATCGACGTGCAGGCCAGTGGTCGGTTCGTCCATGATGTAGAGGACATGAGGGGACTGGCTAGGGGACTGGCTCCGGCTCTGCCGGTGCCTGTCCCCGTTCGCGCGAGGAAGGGGGACAGCCCCTTGTCGAGGCAGCCCCCCATTCGTGAGTTCCGCGGCGATTTTCAACCGCTGGGCCTCGCCGCCTGAGAGGGTCGTCGCTGACTGGCCGAGCCGTAGATAGCCGAGTCCGATGGACGAAAGGAGATGGAGCTTTTCGGTAAGCTTGGGCGAGCCGCTAAAAAATCCCACGGCCTCGTCGACGGTCATCTGGAGGACATCGTGAATGGTCTTGCCACGATAGTGAATGGCGAGCACATTCGGCTTGAACCGCTTTCCATCGCAGGCTTCACAGGTGGCATAGATGTCCTCAAAAAAGTACATCTCAAGCTTCTCCACGCCGCTTCCTTCGCACCGATCGCATCGGCCACCAGTGGTATTAAAGGAGAATTGCCCTGCAGTGAGGCCTTGCCGGAGCGCTTCACGCTCAGAAGCAAAGAGAGAGCGAACCTCATCGAACGCTTTCAAGTACGTAATTGGATTCGAACGAGGTGTTCGGCCAATCGGTTCTTGGTCAATGAGTTTGATGCCAGTGAGGTGCTCAATCCCCTTAATTGCCCGAAACCGACCCATGGGCAGTGATTCGATACGAAAGGCACGGGCGACTGCCCGGTAGAGTGTCTCTTCAACTAGTGTGCTCTTGCCGGACCCTGAGACGCCGGTCACGCAGACCAACATGCCGAGGGGAATTCTCACAAACAGCTGCTTGAGGTTATGCTCGCAAGCTTCTGCAATAACAAGAAATTTACCGTTTCCTTTTCGCCGTGATCGAGGGATTGAAATTTCATCTTCGCCACGGAGATAGCGCGCTGTGATGGAACGTCGGTCTGCCATGAATGCCTGCCGGGGTGCCGCGCAGATCACTTCGCCGCCCTTCTCTCCTGACATGGGACCCAGCTCGACGAGATAGTCGGCTGCCTGCATCATCTGGCGGTCATGTTCGACCACGACGACCGTGTTGCCCTGGGCTGCCAGCTCTCGCAGGATACCGGCGAGTGTGGCTGTATCACGCGGGTGGAGACCGATCGTCGGTTCGTCGAGGACGTAGAGGGTGCCGACCAGGCGGGCACCGAGTTGGTTGGCCAGGGCTGCGCGCTGGGCTTCTCCTCCTGAGAGGGTACGAGTCTGGCGGGAAAGAGTGAGATAACCGAGGCCTACGCGGAGGAGAAAGCCGAGCTTGGTCGTCAGCTGTCGGAGGATATCTCGAGCGATCTGTTCTTCATAGGGAGAGAGCGCAAGGGCTGTGATCCATGCTGCAGCGTCTTCGATCGTGAGACAAGACAGCTCGTGAATGTCTTTCCCCGCGATCTTCACATAGCGCGCGTCACGGCGGAGGCGAGATTCTTTACAGGTCGGACAGGGAACCGGTGTTCGGTAGCGGCTGAGCATCACGCGCACATGCAGCTTGTAGCGCTTTCCTTCCAAGTATTCGAAAAACTGTTGTACTCCCTCCAGTTTGCCTTCTCCCTGCCAGATTATGTGCTGGATAGGCTGCGGCAGGTCCCTGTAGGGGATCGTGAGGTCGACGCCACGCCGCTTCATGGAGAGGAACAGCTGTTTCTGCCACCAATCGCCACTGGGTTTGCTCCAGGGTTCAATCGCGCCTTGGGCCAGCGACTTGCTGTGGTCTGGGATGACCAGGTCGGGATCGTACCGGAGAATATTGCCGAATCCCTTGCACTCGGGACAGGCGCCAAGTGGATGGTTAAAAGAAAAGAGAACTGGCCGAATCGGCTCGAAGGTTCTGCCACATTGTTGGCAGCGAAAGTCCGTGCTGTAGGGCCTGAGACCCTGGTCGATAACCTCTACTAGGCATAGGCCTTCGCCCTCGCGGAATGCGGTTTCGATCGCTTCGACGATACGAGACCGGTTGTCTTCCCGAATGACCAGCCGATCGAGGACGATCTGGAGATGATCCGGCCTGATTTTTGGAAGCCTATGGGTTTCGTGGAGATCGAGGATCTCCGTGCCGCATCGCACCCTGGCAAAACCGCGGAGCAGGAGTGATTGGATAAAGACCTGCTCCTGCTTCGGCGCCGGTGCTGTGACAGGGAACAGGATCATCGCTCGGGCTTCGTTACAATGGGCGAGGAGATCCTCGACGACAGCGCCGGGGTGAAAGCTACGAGCAGCAATCGCGCAATCTGGGCAGAACGGGTGGCCAATTTTGGCGAATAGCAGTCGCAAGAGATCGGCGATCTCAGTCGTAGTTCCGACCGTCGAGCGGGCGGTACGAATAGGGTTCTTCTGTTCGATGGCAATGGCCGGCCGGACGTTGATCAGCCGGTCGACATCGGGCCGATTGACCTTGTCGAGAAACATGCGGGCATAGGTGGAGAGCGATTCGACATAGCGCCATTGGCCTTCGGCGAAGAGGGTGTCGAACGCGAGAGAGGATTTCCCCGATCCTGACACGCCTGTGATGGCTGTGACCTGGTTGTGTGGAATGCGGAGCGAGATGTTCTTGAGATTATTCTGCCGCGCGCCTTCAACGATCAGATCGCCTGAAGCCTGGGAAGAGACCGTAGTATTGGGCACGAGCAGCCTTTATCTTGAGGCGGAAAAGCCTCATCGTAGCAAGCACATCTAGATAGGTGCAACTTGGAAGAGTCACAAGTGAGAGGAGAAAGGCCCCCCATGTCTTGGAAGGTTGAGGCTCAGCCTGCCAGGACCTAAGCAGGGACAAACTTCAGCGCGACGCCGTTGATGCAGTAGCGTAATCCCGTCGGTTTTGGACCGTCCTTAAAGATATGGCCTTGATGCCCCTCGCAGCGTGCGCAGTGGACTTCGGTCCTTGGGAAAATCAGCTTGTAATCGGTGCTGGATTCGACCACCTTGGGATCGATCGGTTGCCAAAAGCTGGGCCAGCCGGTGCCGCTGTCGAATTTATGCTCGGAGGAATAGGCCGGCAGGTCACAGCCGGCACAGTAGTAGATGCCCGCCCTATGGTTGTCGTGCATGTTGTCGGTAAAGGGACGTTCTGTGCTTTCATGTCGTAGGACCTGGTACGCTCCAGGCGAGAGCAGCCTTTTCCACTCTTCGTCAGTTTTCACGACTTTGACAATCGGACCGATCTCAATCTTGGGCGGCGTAGCCATGGCGTCGCTCCTTTCTGTTTGGTCTCCACCTAGATGGGTCGAGCAATCGAATTCATCCTTACATATGGATTACTTGGGGAGCAAGCTACAGAAATGATTGGAAAGAAACGTGGGACGGGTTGATCCGGAAACACAAGCCGATGCCTGCGCTTCACTCGACACGGTCCATTCATACCGAGGCTTGGGCAGTGCTTGTTCCAAAGCGGAAGCTTTCGTGAGCTGCTACATCGCAGTTAAAGACAGCGGGGAGGACCTCCTCGATTCTTTCCACCAGAATGAAGGTCAGATCCTCACGCACTTCCTGTGGTACCTCTTTCAAATCCTTCTCATTGGATTTGGGCAGAATCACCCGTTTAATGCCGACGCGATGAGCGGCCAACACTTTTTCCTTGATCCCGCCGACCGGCAGGACTAACCCGCTCAGACTGATTTCTCCGGTCATTGCCGTATCACTTCGTACCGCTTCTCCGATGTACGAGGACGCAAGGGCTGTTGCCATTGCGATCCCGGCCGAAGGTCCGTCTTTCGGGATCGCTCCGGAAGGCACATGGATGTGCACGCCGTTGCATTTGAACTTGGAAATATCGAGTCCCATGCTCTCAGCATGGGACCAGAGGTAGCTTCGTGCAGCTCGCGCAGATTCTTGCATGACATCCCCCAACTGGCCGGTGATCATCAATTCGTGGCTGCCGGGGAGCAGCGTAGTTTCGATATAGAGGACATCTCCGCCACTCGGAGTCCAGGCGAGTCCAGTGACGACGCCCGCCGGCAATACCTTGCGTGCTTCTTCCGGCATGAAGCGTTCGGAGCCGAGCCACTCTCCAAGAACATCGGTCTGAATGGTGACTGGTTGTCGTTCCTGGCTTTCCGGCAGATCGGCGAAGGCCAAAGCGACTTTTCTTGTCAGTCGTCCCAGCATCTGCTCGAGTTGGCGCACGCCGGCCTCTCTGGTATACCGGCTGATGACGAGGTTTAACACCACATCCGGCAGTATTGCTTGGCTGGCCTCCAGACCTGCTTCTTTGAGCCGCCTCGGCCACAAATAGCGGCGGGCGATCTCGGCTTTTTCCCTCTCGCTGTAGCCTTGAAGGCGAATGATCTCCATACGGTCCAACAGCGGCTGGCTGATCGTATCCAGCGTATTGGCGGTTGTTATGAAGAACACTTTTGATAGGTCAAACGGGAGATCGAGATAGTGGTCGCGGAATGTGTGGTTCTGCGCCGGGTCGAGAATCTCCAACAGCGCGGACGCAGGATCGCCACGGAAGTCACGCCCCATCTTATCGACCTCGTCGAGCATGAGGACCGGGTTATTCGCGCCGGCTCGCCGTATGGCCTGAATTATGTGGCCAGGGAGCGCGCCGACGTAGGTTCGGCGATGGCCGCGTAACTCGGCTTCATCGTGCACACCGCCTAGACTGAACCGTTCGAACGTCCGCCCCATGGCTCTCGCAATCGATTGCCCCAGACTGGTTTTCCCGACACCCGGTGGCCCGACAAGGCAGAGTATCGGCGCCTTAGCTGTCGGATTCAA
This portion of the Nitrospirota bacterium genome encodes:
- the uvrA gene encoding excinuclease ABC subunit UvrA, with protein sequence MPNTTVSSQASGDLIVEGARQNNLKNISLRIPHNQVTAITGVSGSGKSSLAFDTLFAEGQWRYVESLSTYARMFLDKVNRPDVDRLINVRPAIAIEQKNPIRTARSTVGTTTEIADLLRLLFAKIGHPFCPDCAIAARSFHPGAVVEDLLAHCNEARAMILFPVTAPAPKQEQVFIQSLLLRGFARVRCGTEILDLHETHRLPKIRPDHLQIVLDRLVIREDNRSRIVEAIETAFREGEGLCLVEVIDQGLRPYSTDFRCQQCGRTFEPIRPVLFSFNHPLGACPECKGFGNILRYDPDLVIPDHSKSLAQGAIEPWSKPSGDWWQKQLFLSMKRRGVDLTIPYRDLPQPIQHIIWQGEGKLEGVQQFFEYLEGKRYKLHVRVMLSRYRTPVPCPTCKESRLRRDARYVKIAGKDIHELSCLTIEDAAAWITALALSPYEEQIARDILRQLTTKLGFLLRVGLGYLTLSRQTRTLSGGEAQRAALANQLGARLVGTLYVLDEPTIGLHPRDTATLAGILRELAAQGNTVVVVEHDRQMMQAADYLVELGPMSGEKGGEVICAAPRQAFMADRRSITARYLRGEDEISIPRSRRKGNGKFLVIAEACEHNLKQLFVRIPLGMLVCVTGVSGSGKSTLVEETLYRAVARAFRIESLPMGRFRAIKGIEHLTGIKLIDQEPIGRTPRSNPITYLKAFDEVRSLFASEREALRQGLTAGQFSFNTTGGRCDRCEGSGVEKLEMYFFEDIYATCEACDGKRFKPNVLAIHYRGKTIHDVLQMTVDEAVGFFSGSPKLTEKLHLLSSIGLGYLRLGQSATTLSGGEAQRLKIAAELTNGGLPRQGAVPLPRANGDRHRQSRSQSPSQSPHVLYIMDEPTTGLHVDDIKKLLAMLQKLVNSGNTVVVVEHNLDVIKCADWIIDLGPEGGAAGGQIVAEGRPEQVAKVAASYTGRFLADALMSATDNVDS
- the msrB gene encoding peptide-methionine (R)-S-oxide reductase MsrB, which encodes MATPPKIEIGPIVKVVKTDEEWKRLLSPGAYQVLRHESTERPFTDNMHDNHRAGIYYCAGCDLPAYSSEHKFDSGTGWPSFWQPIDPKVVESSTDYKLIFPRTEVHCARCEGHQGHIFKDGPKPTGLRYCINGVALKFVPA
- the lon gene encoding endopeptidase La gives rise to the protein MNNEAIAVKLPVVPIKRTVLFPGIMMPLTVGRERSIAAVEAATKSEEKTILVVTQRDPLTEEPGLEGLYTIGTKAVVKQIGRSDEGTIQALVQGLERVALLKVEQTEPFLLVQVRRLDHPTDEGTEVQALHRAIQDLVTDLPRLIQAPGIQEAAAAFSNEDNPVTLAYRVASLLNLTVQDEQKLLETSSTIELLRSLYGALSKEIQILQLRDKITSEAQAKMSKTQREYILREQLKAIQQELGEGEGEENEIPDLKKKIQDADLPDHVRKEVERELARLVKVPPTSPDHQVLRTYLELVLELPWKKASGDRLELSTVRQVLEEDHYGIKEVKERIVEHLAVLKLNPTAKAPILCLVGPPGVGKTSLGQSIARAMGRTFERFSLGGVHDEAELRGHRRTYVGALPGHIIQAIRRAGANNPVLMLDEVDKMGRDFRGDPASALLEILDPAQNHTFRDHYLDLPFDLSKVFFITTANTLDTISQPLLDRMEIIRLQGYSEREKAEIARRYLWPRRLKEAGLEASQAILPDVVLNLVISRYTREAGVRQLEQMLGRLTRKVALAFADLPESQERQPVTIQTDVLGEWLGSERFMPEEARKVLPAGVVTGLAWTPSGGDVLYIETTLLPGSHELMITGQLGDVMQESARAARSYLWSHAESMGLDISKFKCNGVHIHVPSGAIPKDGPSAGIAMATALASSYIGEAVRSDTAMTGEISLSGLVLPVGGIKEKVLAAHRVGIKRVILPKSNEKDLKEVPQEVREDLTFILVERIEEVLPAVFNCDVAAHESFRFGTSTAQASV
- a CDS encoding PDZ domain-containing protein, which codes for MVRRLGCLVGTILLAYVCSGCGVLYTIVKSESKLDRLSVPMTKAEVIEQVGRPDRVLRDDGHLLVWEYSLTARNQWLYELALCPISIWIGGCIVYPFTNIAAEHQREYPHHIVLVNDELCAWGTPAAILQRRRACAASGTTSLGSGGMRGRPEPVVTGVGPINRDTIDRYRTMAVMVFEDAPDAQGSGSRVAGIMTTLLLDLDINIVERAELDEVFKEQVIQLQHAGDAEVLKVGQLVGAQAIVVGEVQQWERSESDQLNRVSLAFRMIDVESGVVLFNGGGYGSDPTTDDPEGLARVIANHILSRFGSQTGLLGSGRIGVNWELQELGGARYYLVRELRGGLPAEKAGLKVGDRVVACNGTVLSRVSSEREAKRLCQVEAGQTLQLDVRRANQPIEVLVTAEKRPGL